One Bacillus sp. FJAT-52991 genomic region harbors:
- a CDS encoding response regulator transcription factor, with translation MKTRNILLVDDEKAIVKMIETVLRKEGFEHIYTAHTAKDALAILEKKHIDLIILDVMLPDYSGFELCPKIREISEAYILFVTAKVSDLDVLTGFAIGGDDYVTKPFNPLEIAARIKAYFRRISSVEHLPIVNKKKQYHFGRFLIDEDKGELLVNGQAVSCPTQVYLLLLYFCKHPNKVFSKSELLEAVWGFNHYVDDNTVPVHIRRIRERIEEDPSRPQYLLTVRGLGYKLVKGKMI, from the coding sequence ATGAAAACAAGAAATATTTTGCTCGTCGATGACGAAAAAGCGATTGTGAAAATGATTGAAACCGTTTTGAGAAAAGAAGGATTTGAGCATATTTATACCGCTCATACAGCGAAAGATGCTCTAGCGATATTAGAAAAAAAACACATCGACTTGATTATACTTGATGTCATGTTACCTGATTATAGCGGATTTGAATTATGCCCTAAAATTCGGGAAATTTCAGAAGCGTATATTTTATTTGTCACAGCCAAAGTATCTGATCTTGATGTATTAACAGGATTCGCTATAGGCGGAGATGATTATGTCACAAAACCGTTTAATCCTCTGGAAATCGCGGCAAGAATTAAAGCTTATTTTCGCAGAATCTCATCGGTCGAACATTTACCAATAGTAAATAAAAAGAAGCAATATCATTTTGGAAGGTTTTTAATCGATGAGGACAAAGGAGAGTTATTAGTTAATGGACAGGCTGTTTCATGTCCGACTCAAGTATATTTACTTTTGCTCTATTTTTGTAAACATCCCAATAAAGTGTTCTCTAAGTCTGAATTATTAGAGGCTGTTTGGGGCTTTAACCATTATGTCGATGACAATACCGTACCGGTTCATATTAGACGAATTAGAGAACGAATTGAAGAGGACCCTAGCCGACCGCAGTATTTATTAACCGTTCGCGGTCTTGGTTACAAACTGGTTAAAGGAAAAATGATATGA
- a CDS encoding YhgE/Pip domain-containing protein has product MSALKNFFQVRETYIGLLAAVAFQVIFFCVWMTAYDGVDDRVGNLKIGIVNDDLVIGEEVTTQMKKNSPFTIKEYQEVEKAKADMEDRKLNMVIHLPAKLTEKVKVGQEVEVVYWINGANAGMGKTMMEGAAHQMTGAVNSHLFVAQKEGMLKQFIPANGTPEAVGDAISQMVGNLNDQLVQPKIKKVNEVKEFAASMVPMMVILASFVGAMVMTMQLQQTADKIKGYYGKWEVFAARQVINIGFSFFLTFITLALMMMFDIQSESSMLVIYLFQSLLFFSFLSLAQMFVYLMGNAGMVFNIIALSLQLVTSGVIVPREMLSDFYSNLGSYLPATYGSDGYFTIIFGGEMSHITSNMQSLLLISLGTMAVTVGAVLLKGIRSKEVVIEKAS; this is encoded by the coding sequence ATGAGTGCATTAAAAAATTTTTTCCAAGTTCGTGAGACATATATAGGTTTGCTGGCAGCTGTTGCTTTTCAAGTGATCTTTTTCTGTGTATGGATGACCGCTTATGATGGTGTGGATGATCGAGTTGGAAACTTAAAAATTGGAATTGTGAATGATGATTTAGTGATTGGAGAAGAAGTCACGACTCAAATGAAAAAGAACAGTCCTTTTACAATAAAGGAGTATCAGGAAGTCGAAAAGGCAAAAGCAGATATGGAAGATCGCAAATTAAATATGGTGATTCATTTACCTGCAAAGCTAACTGAAAAAGTGAAAGTTGGTCAAGAAGTGGAGGTCGTTTATTGGATTAACGGTGCCAATGCAGGCATGGGGAAAACAATGATGGAAGGTGCGGCACATCAAATGACTGGTGCGGTCAACAGCCATCTTTTTGTGGCTCAAAAAGAGGGAATGCTGAAACAATTTATCCCAGCAAATGGTACACCAGAAGCTGTAGGTGATGCTATCAGTCAAATGGTAGGAAATTTAAACGACCAACTTGTTCAACCAAAAATAAAAAAGGTAAATGAGGTAAAAGAATTCGCCGCGAGTATGGTCCCGATGATGGTGATACTTGCTTCGTTTGTTGGAGCGATGGTAATGACGATGCAGCTACAGCAAACAGCGGATAAAATAAAAGGTTATTATGGGAAATGGGAAGTGTTTGCTGCTAGACAAGTAATTAATATCGGTTTTTCATTTTTTCTTACATTTATCACATTAGCTTTAATGATGATGTTTGATATTCAAAGTGAAAGTTCCATGCTCGTCATTTATTTGTTTCAGTCCTTACTTTTCTTCTCATTTTTATCCTTGGCACAAATGTTTGTTTATCTAATGGGGAACGCTGGAATGGTGTTCAATATCATAGCATTGTCACTGCAACTAGTTACTTCTGGTGTGATCGTTCCACGAGAAATGTTATCTGATTTTTATTCGAATTTAGGTTCTTATTTACCAGCTACGTACGGATCGGACGGATACTTCACTATTATTTTTGGAGGAGAAATGAGCCATATCACTAGCAATATGCAATCATTGTTGCTGATTAGTTTAGGGACAATGGCGGTGACTGTGGGAGCGGTTTTATTAAAAGGTATTCGGTCAAAAGAGGTTGTGATAGAGAAAGCAAGCTAA
- a CDS encoding HAMP domain-containing sensor histidine kinase, whose translation MKSLRRRLIFHFSIQFISLSIAIIILLFALLFLLIQHMSNQELRKNYPAGVLEYITTETVVEDNKAEIDKQWRQVLREKHMWAQVVNCQGEVVGSSNTPSSLPKHYSVGDILQIAENKQFREYTVLSEFDNTDKQPYIFLVGYKDIAMTTLQTLVTTYNHQGQISETERRQLEKQLKKIDGTLQIINENGDIIDTAGKPMNTKKYEPLDIISKKMTPGIYSTTTAVYNDPSTNHTWLLHTPKKKDKNQTLSVMTEYLLGFGIVGTIVLLITLSLSFWNGFRYGQPLFIFTSWLERMKQGNYEEVLTEQERKKIFRKNGKVRIRYRLYKEVINAFYAMAEKLDLSVKERAKLEKTREEWMTGISHDLRTPLSTVQGYGHLLESGQYNWSKEELEEVGQTIREKGEYMLHLIEDFSLTFELKNNELHLSKETFQVNQLLETIISKFIQDRTLQDYHFHFEPITIQVEIEADQKWFERMMDNLIFNAIKHNPSGTTIIIRASKSADGLHIWIEDNGVGMDKETIEQLFERYYRGTNTDERIEGAGLGMSIAKQIATLHGATVEVRSEVGTGTTVHIHFPRY comes from the coding sequence ATGAAATCATTAAGAAGACGATTGATTTTTCATTTTTCTATTCAATTTATTTCCTTATCCATTGCTATTATCATTTTATTATTTGCTCTGCTTTTTCTATTAATCCAGCATATGTCTAATCAGGAACTTCGCAAAAATTATCCAGCCGGTGTATTAGAATATATAACAACAGAAACGGTCGTTGAAGATAACAAGGCTGAAATCGATAAGCAATGGAGACAAGTCCTAAGAGAAAAACATATGTGGGCTCAAGTAGTAAATTGTCAAGGAGAGGTTGTTGGATCTAGCAATACGCCTTCATCTTTACCTAAACACTACTCTGTCGGTGACATTTTACAAATTGCAGAAAACAAACAGTTTAGAGAATATACAGTTTTATCAGAATTTGACAACACTGATAAACAGCCCTATATCTTTTTAGTTGGATATAAAGATATAGCAATGACCACTCTACAAACACTAGTGACTACTTATAATCATCAAGGTCAAATCTCCGAAACCGAAAGAAGGCAACTAGAAAAGCAACTAAAAAAGATCGATGGAACTCTCCAAATTATTAATGAAAATGGTGATATTATTGACACCGCCGGAAAACCGATGAACACAAAAAAATACGAGCCGTTAGATATTATTTCTAAAAAGATGACACCTGGTATTTATTCAACAACAACCGCTGTTTATAATGATCCATCTACAAACCATACTTGGCTTTTGCATACACCAAAAAAGAAGGACAAAAATCAAACATTATCCGTGATGACGGAATATCTCCTTGGTTTCGGCATTGTCGGTACGATCGTTTTGCTCATTACTCTTAGTCTCTCTTTTTGGAATGGCTTTCGTTACGGACAACCTCTATTTATTTTTACAAGTTGGCTAGAAAGAATGAAGCAAGGGAATTATGAAGAAGTACTTACCGAACAAGAAAGAAAAAAAATCTTTCGGAAAAACGGAAAGGTACGAATCCGCTACCGTTTGTACAAAGAAGTGATCAATGCCTTTTATGCGATGGCAGAAAAACTCGATCTATCAGTAAAAGAACGGGCCAAACTTGAAAAAACTAGAGAAGAATGGATGACGGGAATCTCTCATGACTTGCGCACCCCTCTATCTACGGTTCAAGGATATGGGCATTTATTAGAAAGCGGCCAGTACAATTGGTCGAAAGAAGAGCTTGAAGAGGTGGGTCAAACCATTCGTGAAAAGGGTGAATATATGCTTCATTTAATTGAAGATTTTTCGCTTACCTTCGAGTTAAAAAATAATGAGCTCCATCTTTCAAAAGAAACGTTCCAAGTGAATCAACTCCTTGAAACGATTATCTCTAAATTTATCCAGGATCGAACATTGCAAGATTATCATTTTCATTTTGAACCTATAACCATACAGGTAGAAATAGAAGCAGATCAAAAGTGGTTCGAGCGAATGATGGACAATTTAATTTTTAATGCCATCAAACATAATCCAAGCGGCACAACTATAATCATCCGCGCCTCCAAATCAGCAGATGGCTTACACATTTGGATTGAAGATAACGGTGTTGGCATGGATAAGGAAACAATAGAACAACTATTTGAACGCTATTACCGTGGGACGAACACGGATGAACGAATTGAAGGAGCAGGTCTTGGCATGAGCATTGCCAAGCAAATCGCCACCCTTCACGGCGCTACCGTAGAAGTCCGCTCAGAAGTTGGGACAGGTACAACTGTACATATTCACTTTCCTAGATACTAA
- a CDS encoding DUF418 domain-containing protein: protein MDKYRVSAIDGMRGFSLLGILLANMLIFQYGMWGKDEIGFYSLSATDLGAYKLVKMLVEGSFMPIFTFLFGYSMIKMKESLERKGVPVKRYFVRRFLFLIGAGFLHSTFLWEGDILLFYGLMGFFLLMFMNRSQKTLFIWGASLLIIMSFFLGYGNVEEPAKDKKIMAEYIEKTKVVYSTGSYTEIKDHRNNEDPLNLPDAFYVVLLILAPLLTAPLFLFGMFAAKANAFVHLQKERPLYMKGALLLLPIGIVLKTIPYLGESAWNGVVEMLGASLLSLGYIFLFALLYTGKPNKIFSAAFENVGKLSLTNYLMQTVICTTIFYGYGLGLFGQLGMIWGILLAVMIYTLQAVGSHYYLKSFKRGPVEQLLRMWTNFSWDGHVRKKKLLIEEEPKTTEGM from the coding sequence ATGGATAAGTATAGAGTTTCAGCAATTGACGGTATGAGAGGCTTTAGTCTATTAGGGATATTGCTAGCCAATATGTTAATCTTTCAATACGGTATGTGGGGGAAGGATGAAATTGGCTTTTATTCGTTGTCAGCAACTGATTTGGGAGCCTATAAATTAGTCAAAATGTTAGTTGAGGGCAGTTTTATGCCAATCTTTACGTTTCTATTTGGTTATTCGATGATTAAAATGAAGGAAAGTTTGGAGCGTAAAGGGGTACCGGTGAAACGGTATTTTGTTCGACGATTTTTGTTTTTAATAGGCGCGGGGTTTTTACATTCTACATTCTTATGGGAAGGAGATATTCTCCTCTTTTACGGTTTGATGGGATTTTTTCTATTAATGTTTATGAATCGCAGCCAAAAAACCCTTTTCATTTGGGGAGCGTCTTTATTAATTATCATGTCATTTTTTTTGGGATATGGAAACGTGGAAGAGCCCGCTAAAGATAAAAAAATCATGGCTGAGTATATCGAGAAAACAAAGGTGGTTTATAGTACTGGTAGTTATACTGAAATTAAGGATCATCGCAATAATGAAGATCCACTAAACTTGCCGGATGCCTTTTATGTAGTGCTTTTAATTTTGGCACCATTGCTTACTGCTCCGCTATTTTTATTCGGAATGTTTGCAGCAAAGGCGAATGCATTTGTTCATTTACAAAAAGAGCGGCCGCTGTATATGAAAGGAGCTCTACTTTTATTACCAATTGGTATTGTACTAAAGACCATTCCGTATTTGGGTGAATCCGCTTGGAATGGTGTGGTGGAAATGCTTGGGGCGAGCTTGTTGTCTCTCGGGTATATTTTTCTGTTTGCTCTTCTATACACAGGGAAGCCAAATAAAATATTTTCGGCTGCATTTGAAAATGTTGGAAAGCTGTCGTTAACGAATTATTTAATGCAGACAGTGATTTGTACGACGATTTTTTATGGATATGGTCTCGGGCTGTTTGGGCAGTTAGGAATGATTTGGGGCATATTGTTAGCTGTGATGATTTATACTTTGCAAGCTGTCGGTAGTCATTATTATTTAAAATCGTTCAAACGAGGACCAGTAGAACAACTGCTAAGAATGTGGACGAACTTTTCATGGGATGGTCATGTCAGAAAGAAAAAGTTGTTGATCGAGGAAGAGCCTAAAACAACGGAGGGGATGTAG
- a CDS encoding TetR/AcrR family transcriptional regulator, with amino-acid sequence MATKETPDKIIDAAIDLIRERGYKAATTKSIAEKAGVNEVTIFRHFGSKRGILESAVQKFSFAPLLSKVIQEEMVWDLEEDLYTIASEYQAFIMSIKDFVLIGLREAGMFPEIDEEIAKIPRQLKQQLMNYFDIMEKKGKFTADNKEAIVMSFIAMNFGFFMSRARLGTSVSAITIEEFLNNGIRVFSRGLTP; translated from the coding sequence ATGGCAACGAAGGAAACACCAGACAAAATTATTGATGCGGCAATTGATCTGATTCGTGAAAGAGGTTATAAAGCGGCGACAACTAAATCCATTGCTGAGAAAGCTGGGGTCAATGAAGTAACGATTTTTCGCCATTTTGGGAGTAAAAGAGGGATTTTAGAATCAGCTGTTCAAAAGTTTTCCTTTGCTCCGCTACTCTCCAAGGTAATCCAAGAAGAGATGGTATGGGATCTTGAAGAGGATCTTTATACAATTGCTAGCGAATATCAGGCATTCATTATGAGCATCAAGGATTTCGTGTTAATTGGTTTAAGAGAAGCAGGAATGTTTCCTGAAATTGATGAGGAAATCGCCAAGATCCCTCGCCAGTTGAAACAACAGCTAATGAATTATTTTGATATTATGGAGAAAAAGGGAAAATTCACTGCGGATAATAAAGAAGCAATTGTCATGAGTTTTATTGCCATGAATTTTGGCTTTTTTATGTCTCGAGCTCGTCTAGGAACGAGTGTGAGTGCGATTACAATAGAAGAATTTTTAAATAATGGGATTCGAGTTTTTTCTAGGGGGTTAACTCCCTAG
- a CDS encoding saccharopine dehydrogenase family protein — MRVLVLGAGLMGKEVARDLVKSERVSKVTLADMDMEKAKKICKGLQSSKLEVAFVNATKEEQLIHIMGRHDIVVNALLYSFNESVAKAAISAGVHCVDLGGHIGQATDRVLKLNDQAKAAGVTVIPDLGVAPGAINILSGYGANKLDEVKMIKLYVGGIPLRPLPPLEYNHVFSMEGVFDHYTDPSFIIRDGKKQEVASLSEIETVYFDKFGPLEAFHTAGGTSTLAYSYPDLDNLEYKTIRYPGHAEKFQLLIDLNLTRNDYFVEINGQKIKPREVFLKVLAPIVDLKDGKDVVLLRVLTMGYKEGQTTGHCYEMITYKDKENEVTAMARATANTISIVAQMIGNEIITKRGVYPPEQIVPGDIYMKEMEKRGVMIKESIHNK, encoded by the coding sequence ATGCGTGTATTAGTATTAGGGGCAGGGTTAATGGGGAAAGAAGTGGCTAGAGATTTAGTGAAAAGTGAACGAGTGTCTAAGGTGACACTTGCTGATATGGATATGGAAAAAGCGAAAAAAATATGCAAGGGTTTACAATCATCGAAGCTTGAAGTGGCGTTTGTAAATGCGACAAAAGAGGAACAGTTAATCCACATTATGGGGCGACATGATATTGTGGTGAATGCCTTGCTTTATTCTTTTAATGAAAGCGTAGCGAAGGCAGCTATTTCTGCAGGTGTACATTGTGTCGATCTCGGTGGTCATATTGGTCAGGCAACGGACCGTGTATTAAAGTTGAATGATCAAGCGAAGGCAGCGGGGGTGACGGTCATTCCTGATCTTGGTGTGGCACCTGGAGCTATCAATATTTTATCGGGGTATGGTGCTAATAAATTAGATGAAGTAAAAATGATAAAATTATATGTTGGAGGTATCCCGTTAAGACCCTTACCACCTCTTGAGTATAATCATGTGTTTTCGATGGAAGGTGTATTTGATCATTACACTGATCCATCCTTTATTATTAGGGATGGCAAGAAACAAGAGGTTGCCTCCCTATCAGAAATAGAGACGGTTTATTTTGACAAATTTGGTCCGCTAGAAGCCTTTCATACCGCTGGAGGAACGTCTACTTTAGCCTATTCTTATCCTGATTTAGATAACTTAGAATACAAAACGATTCGATATCCCGGCCATGCCGAGAAATTTCAATTACTGATCGATTTGAATTTAACGCGAAATGACTATTTTGTTGAAATCAATGGTCAGAAAATAAAACCTAGAGAGGTCTTCTTGAAGGTACTTGCCCCGATTGTTGATCTAAAAGATGGTAAAGATGTAGTGTTGTTAAGGGTATTAACAATGGGATACAAAGAAGGACAAACGACTGGTCATTGTTACGAAATGATTACGTATAAAGATAAAGAGAATGAGGTAACAGCAATGGCGAGAGCAACAGCGAACACCATTTCCATCGTCGCTCAAATGATCGGAAATGAAATCATAACGAAGCGAGGTGTCTATCCTCCTGAGCAAATCGTTCCTGGTGATATATATATGAAGGAAATGGAAAAGCGAGGGGTAATGATTAAAGAGAGCATTCACAATAAGTAG
- a CDS encoding transposase, translating into MYRTLKTGFTAPQPTLQQLFHLRRICGTIWNDCVQLARYYYRIHGAWINKSDLQAELKGLYPLHSQTIQAVCHKFLHARDGVRQARKTNKSIRYPYKEKFVFHPKWVDKSFVLKGRKLTLSLGRWQGKQQTPLVLTLASVPTGLVKEVELVYDGRWHACLSYEDGVNPLPIPDGHTAAIDPGEIHTIAAVSTSGQALVISGRKMRSVHRLRNKKVRELQILMSRCQKGSRKWRQYHRAKKYILSKSERQLGDLLHKTTRAFVNWCVEQRIGHVALGDVEGIQRYTSKRNKRRKRLRSKQVNQKLSNWSFGKLTKQLAYKLEAAGVSLSKENEAYTTQACPACGKRNKVRSRNYRCSCGYERHRDVHGAGNILSQYLHGKFREVMITDITYLRPVQA; encoded by the coding sequence ATGTATCGAACGTTGAAAACAGGCTTTACGGCTCCTCAGCCAACGCTTCAACAGTTGTTTCACCTACGCCGGATCTGCGGAACAATTTGGAATGACTGCGTCCAGCTAGCTCGGTATTACTACCGGATTCACGGCGCGTGGATCAACAAAAGCGATCTTCAAGCTGAACTCAAAGGCTTGTACCCCCTTCACAGTCAGACGATCCAAGCGGTGTGCCACAAGTTTCTGCATGCCCGAGATGGGGTTCGCCAAGCACGGAAAACGAATAAGTCCATCCGATATCCATACAAGGAAAAGTTCGTGTTCCATCCCAAATGGGTCGATAAATCTTTCGTACTAAAAGGACGCAAGCTGACTCTCAGCTTAGGCAGATGGCAGGGAAAACAGCAGACACCGCTCGTGTTGACGCTCGCATCGGTTCCGACTGGCTTGGTCAAAGAAGTGGAACTCGTCTATGATGGCCGGTGGCATGCCTGTTTGTCGTATGAAGATGGAGTCAATCCCCTACCGATTCCAGACGGTCATACGGCAGCGATTGATCCAGGTGAGATTCATACGATTGCCGCCGTCAGTACCAGTGGACAAGCGCTTGTGATTTCTGGTAGAAAGATGCGCAGCGTTCACCGATTGAGAAACAAAAAAGTGAGAGAACTGCAAATCCTCATGAGTCGGTGTCAAAAAGGGTCCAGGAAATGGCGCCAATACCATCGAGCAAAAAAATACATTCTCTCCAAAAGCGAACGGCAGCTAGGGGATCTCCTGCACAAGACGACCCGTGCCTTTGTGAACTGGTGCGTGGAACAAAGAATCGGCCATGTCGCTCTTGGCGATGTGGAAGGCATCCAGAGATACACAAGCAAGCGAAACAAACGGCGAAAACGCCTCCGTTCCAAACAAGTAAACCAGAAGCTCAGCAACTGGAGCTTTGGAAAGCTGACTAAACAGTTAGCCTATAAATTAGAAGCGGCGGGTGTCTCATTATCGAAAGAAAATGAGGCCTATACAACGCAAGCATGCCCTGCTTGCGGAAAACGCAACAAGGTCCGTTCACGAAACTACCGATGTTCTTGCGGATATGAACGGCATCGGGATGTCCATGGTGCAGGGAACATCTTATCTCAGTATTTGCACGGGAAGTTTCGAGAAGTGATGATAACTGACATCACGTATCTACGTCCTGTACAGGCGTAG
- a CDS encoding peptidylprolyl isomerase, with translation MAKKGTIIMENGEKIEFDLFPNEAPNTVANFEKLANEGFYNGVTFHRVIPGFVSQGGDPTGTGAGGSGTTIKCETEGNPHKHEAGSFSMAHAGKDTGSSQFFIVHEPQPHLNGVHTVFGKVTSGLETVLAMKNGDVMKEVTVADAE, from the coding sequence ATGGCGAAAAAAGGAACAATTATTATGGAAAACGGAGAAAAAATCGAATTTGATTTATTTCCAAATGAAGCACCGAATACAGTAGCAAACTTTGAGAAGCTAGCGAATGAAGGATTCTACAATGGTGTTACGTTTCACCGTGTAATCCCGGGCTTTGTGAGTCAAGGAGGAGACCCAACTGGCACAGGTGCTGGCGGAAGCGGCACAACCATTAAATGTGAAACAGAAGGCAATCCTCATAAGCATGAAGCGGGCAGCTTTTCTATGGCTCATGCTGGTAAAGACACAGGCAGCAGTCAATTCTTTATCGTTCACGAACCACAGCCTCATTTAAATGGCGTTCATACTGTATTTGGAAAAGTGACTTCTGGTCTTGAAACAGTTCTTGCGATGAAGAATGGCGATGTGATGAAAGAAGTAACAGTGGCAGATGCTGAATAA
- a CDS encoding DsbA family oxidoreductase, protein MKIEIWSDFVCPFCYIGKRRLEKALEQFPHKAEVELVFKSYELDPNAPQENDQHIHEALAAKYGMSVEQAKQMNENIGRQAAELGLEFNFDNMRPTNTFHAHRLAKYAKDQGKEKEMVERLLKAYFTDSMSVNDQAVLLELAREVGLQQEAVQALLASDRFTEEVRADENLARTLGVQGVPFFVINDKYAISGAQPAEAFLSALQKVWEEENEEPVLTDLSTKATGSTCTNESCDI, encoded by the coding sequence ATGAAAATTGAAATATGGTCTGACTTTGTTTGTCCTTTCTGTTATATCGGGAAACGTCGGCTAGAGAAGGCTTTGGAACAGTTTCCGCATAAAGCTGAAGTCGAACTTGTCTTTAAAAGTTATGAACTAGATCCGAATGCGCCACAAGAAAATGATCAGCATATTCATGAAGCATTAGCTGCAAAATATGGAATGAGCGTTGAACAAGCGAAGCAGATGAATGAAAATATCGGGCGTCAAGCGGCTGAGCTGGGGTTGGAATTCAACTTTGACAATATGAGACCAACGAATACCTTTCATGCTCATCGCTTAGCTAAATATGCGAAGGACCAAGGCAAAGAAAAAGAAATGGTCGAGCGATTATTAAAGGCTTACTTTACTGACTCAATGAGTGTGAATGATCAAGCTGTACTCTTGGAATTGGCGAGAGAAGTAGGGTTACAACAAGAGGCTGTGCAAGCCCTACTTGCAAGCGATCGCTTTACTGAAGAAGTGAGAGCAGACGAGAATTTAGCACGAACACTTGGCGTGCAAGGTGTTCCATTTTTTGTGATTAATGATAAATATGCCATTTCAGGTGCTCAGCCAGCTGAAGCCTTCTTAAGTGCCTTGCAAAAGGTATGGGAAGAAGAAAATGAAGAACCTGTACTAACTGATTTATCAACAAAAGCAACTGGTTCCACTTGTACAAATGAGAGTTGTGATATTTAG
- a CDS encoding helix-turn-helix transcriptional regulator, with translation MDKQQVNELLSGKLKLIRTEKGYTQDKMSEVLGISKKTLVQIEKGRTLAGWTTVVALCALFRESEILQGCLGDDPVEMVETIAHNSISTPREKTMGGRVWWREVELNQGIRLQQNVISGHFRILDDDDYRLFSGYDKEEAYREWKIICQGEANK, from the coding sequence ATGGATAAACAGCAAGTGAATGAACTATTATCCGGTAAGCTCAAGCTGATCCGTACAGAAAAAGGATATACGCAAGATAAAATGTCGGAAGTGCTTGGCATTTCTAAAAAGACGCTCGTACAAATTGAAAAAGGGAGAACGCTCGCTGGCTGGACAACGGTTGTCGCTTTATGCGCTTTATTTAGGGAAAGTGAGATTCTTCAAGGATGCCTTGGTGATGATCCGGTAGAGATGGTTGAGACGATTGCTCATAACAGCATTAGCACGCCTAGAGAGAAAACAATGGGAGGGAGAGTTTGGTGGCGGGAGGTTGAGCTCAATCAAGGAATTCGTTTGCAGCAAAATGTGATTAGCGGTCATTTTCGTATTTTAGATGACGACGATTATCGCCTGTTTAGCGGATATGATAAGGAAGAAGCTTATCGAGAATGGAAGATTATTTGTCAAGGTGAGGCAAATAAATGA